The following coding sequences are from one Deltaproteobacteria bacterium window:
- a CDS encoding crotonase/enoyl-CoA hydratase family protein has translation MSEPAALYEKNDHVAVVTMNRPEVRNALNAEMLCRLADAWQDLQDDPEVRVAILTGAGENAFCAGADLDRLVRMMQGLRPPETEFDQRIINDYSLIYKGLLRNFEVSKPIIAAIKGFCVAGGTEILQATDIRIAADNARFAIAEVKWSLFPMGGSTARLARQIPFCNAMEILLTGEQFSADEARRVGLINKVVPPAQVMPEARRYAEIIAANGPLAVQAVKRSVLAGLGRPTAEALEKEMEIGIPVSMSEDAKEGTKAFKEKRKPVFKGR, from the coding sequence ATGTCTGAACCTGCGGCCCTGTACGAGAAGAACGATCACGTTGCCGTGGTCACCATGAACCGGCCCGAGGTGCGCAACGCCCTCAACGCCGAGATGCTGTGCCGGCTGGCCGATGCCTGGCAAGACCTCCAGGACGACCCCGAGGTGCGCGTCGCGATCCTCACCGGTGCGGGCGAGAATGCCTTCTGCGCCGGCGCCGATCTCGACCGCCTGGTGCGCATGATGCAGGGCCTGCGGCCACCCGAGACCGAATTCGATCAGCGCATCATCAACGACTACTCGCTGATCTACAAAGGCCTGCTGCGCAACTTCGAGGTCAGCAAGCCCATCATCGCCGCCATCAAGGGCTTCTGCGTCGCCGGCGGAACCGAGATCTTGCAGGCCACCGATATCCGCATTGCCGCCGACAACGCCCGCTTTGCGATCGCTGAGGTCAAGTGGAGCTTGTTCCCGATGGGCGGCTCGACCGCCCGCTTGGCGCGCCAGATCCCGTTCTGCAATGCGATGGAAATCCTGCTCACCGGCGAGCAGTTCTCGGCCGACGAAGCGCGGCGCGTGGGGCTGATCAACAAAGTCGTGCCGCCGGCACAAGTCATGCCCGAGGCCCGGCGCTACGCCGAGATCATCGCCGCCAACGGGCCGTTGGCGGTGCAAGCCGTCAAGCGCTCGGTGCTGGCTGGCTTGGGGCGCCCGACGGCCGAGGCGCTGGAGAAAGAGATGGAGATCGGCATTCCGGTCTCGATGTCGGAAGACGCCAAGGAAGGTACCAAAGCGTTCAAAGAGAAGCGTAAACCGGTGTTCAAAGGCCGATGA
- a CDS encoding Zn-ribbon domain-containing OB-fold protein codes for MNEPPKEPVKYVQSHVYLPYHYVAGDYRARYLRALKDKKILGSKCSRTGKVFVPPLLNSPESFAPATEFVEVADKGVITTFCIVNIPVIGRDLQIPYVAASVALDGAALSIFALILEVQPEAVRMGMRVEAVWKPDGERHGDHEDIMYFRPTGEPDEPMESFIRRL; via the coding sequence ATGAATGAACCACCGAAAGAGCCGGTGAAATACGTCCAGTCGCACGTGTACCTGCCCTATCACTACGTCGCCGGCGACTACCGCGCCCGCTACCTGCGGGCGTTGAAGGACAAGAAGATCCTCGGCTCGAAGTGCTCGCGGACCGGCAAGGTCTTCGTGCCGCCGCTGCTCAACTCGCCCGAGAGTTTCGCCCCCGCCACCGAGTTCGTCGAGGTTGCCGACAAGGGCGTGATCACTACTTTCTGCATCGTCAACATCCCGGTGATCGGGCGCGACTTGCAAATCCCCTACGTGGCCGCCTCGGTGGCGCTCGACGGCGCGGCGCTGTCGATCTTCGCGCTGATACTCGAAGTACAACCCGAAGCCGTGCGCATGGGGATGCGGGTCGAGGCGGTGTGGAAACCCGACGGCGAGCGCCACGGCGATCACGAAGACATCATGTACTTCCGCCCGACCGGCGAGCCGGACGAGCCGATGGAATCGTTCATCCGCCGACTGTGA
- a CDS encoding DUF1329 domain-containing protein: MMRRLFARSIALFLVMSLAQAGAGGAQATPEEVAPGLKLGDMLDQSNYQLAKELLPPELLKHYQTGEYRNRIVAYPTGNLHWEKAWEEASKQNVTQLDVDGRGTIIDKSTGKQPGYYYGIPFPNIDPNDPKAALKIVWNQFLAYWAGGNSYNKTLVAMLNPKGIERAIVADGWFNFLDGQSEKYRQVNPLNLQSQFLGVSLQPADLQGTASLSWRYREADKRDSVWAFIPALRRVRAVSPANRSDGYLGSDISGDDGFAFDGKPEDFEWKLVGQRDALRYVDPESVVTPVKIAAVPGGGWSTLTYANTPSTGFQVPGWSGISWAPAGLALAKRRFWVVEAIPRDKYYLYGRIELWVDAETWDGTWNRKFSWNGELINSYVLGARVNHRASEGDAGEWLPAATMAYACAENVKANRATVSGLRADPQAPFYRRVPLAPELFDSSALTRFGK, from the coding sequence ATGATGAGAAGACTCTTCGCTCGTTCCATCGCTCTGTTTCTGGTGATGTCACTTGCCCAAGCAGGTGCCGGCGGCGCGCAGGCAACGCCGGAAGAAGTCGCCCCCGGGCTCAAGCTCGGCGACATGCTCGATCAGAGCAATTATCAGCTGGCCAAGGAGCTGCTGCCGCCGGAGCTGCTCAAACACTACCAGACCGGGGAATATCGCAATCGCATCGTCGCCTATCCGACCGGCAATCTGCATTGGGAAAAGGCTTGGGAAGAGGCCTCCAAACAAAACGTTACCCAGCTCGATGTCGATGGCCGCGGTACCATCATCGACAAGAGCACGGGCAAGCAACCCGGCTACTACTACGGCATCCCCTTCCCCAACATCGACCCCAATGATCCCAAGGCGGCGCTCAAGATCGTCTGGAATCAGTTCCTCGCTTATTGGGCAGGCGGCAACTCCTACAACAAGACCCTGGTCGCCATGCTCAACCCCAAGGGAATCGAACGCGCCATTGTCGCCGACGGGTGGTTCAATTTCCTCGACGGCCAGAGCGAGAAGTACCGCCAGGTGAACCCGCTGAACCTGCAGAGCCAGTTCTTGGGCGTGTCGCTCCAGCCAGCGGACTTGCAAGGCACGGCCTCGCTGTCGTGGCGCTATCGCGAAGCCGACAAGCGTGACTCGGTGTGGGCGTTCATCCCGGCGCTGCGCCGGGTGCGCGCGGTCAGCCCGGCCAATCGCTCGGATGGATACTTGGGCTCGGACATCAGCGGCGACGACGGCTTCGCCTTTGACGGTAAGCCGGAAGATTTCGAGTGGAAGCTCGTCGGCCAACGCGACGCGCTGCGCTACGTTGACCCCGAGTCGGTCGTCACACCGGTCAAGATCGCAGCCGTGCCCGGCGGGGGTTGGAGCACGCTGACCTACGCCAACACGCCCTCGACCGGCTTTCAGGTTCCCGGCTGGAGCGGTATTTCCTGGGCCCCGGCGGGGTTGGCGCTGGCCAAGCGGCGCTTCTGGGTGGTCGAGGCCATTCCGCGCGACAAGTACTACCTCTACGGGCGCATTGAGCTGTGGGTCGACGCGGAGACGTGGGATGGCACCTGGAACCGAAAATTCAGCTGGAACGGCGAGCTGATCAACTCGTACGTGCTCGGCGCGCGGGTAAATCATCGCGCCAGTGAAGGTGACGCCGGTGAGTGGTTGCCGGCGGCGACCATGGCCTATGCGTGCGCGGAGAACGTCAAAGCTAACCGCGCCACTGTCAGCGGCTTGCGGGCGGACCCGCAAGCGCCATTCTACCGCCGCGTACCGCTGGCGCCGGAGCTGTTCGACTCCAGCGCACTGACGCGTTTTGGGAAGTAG
- a CDS encoding thiolase domain-containing protein: MKRPVAVVGVGQTHHGSRRADVSIAGLVREAVDRALLDAGLEHKDIDAIVFGKAPDMLEGVMQPEQFLVGAVGGHLKPVIRVHTAGSVGASTALTAVTHVASGLFERVLTIAFEKQSEGNAMWALSPNMPFVAPLVAGAGGYFAPYVRAYIARSGAPPHIGPMIAANARDNATRNEYAHLREPITVEDVMNSPMLWDPIRYLDTCPSSDGAIAMIVASEATAKKGPRRPAWVKSGYSYAEAMWVPGRDQVSPRAGKVCVKAVYDGAGITDPWNQIDVAEIYVPFSWFEAMWLENLGFCDVGEGWKVVDRGEQRFGAQLPINPSGGVLCSNPIGASGMLRLGEAALQVMGRAGAHQVEGAKTALGHAYGGGAQYFAIWIVSSEL, from the coding sequence ATGAAGCGCCCGGTGGCGGTGGTCGGAGTCGGCCAAACTCATCACGGCTCGCGCCGGGCCGATGTCAGCATCGCCGGCCTGGTGCGCGAAGCGGTTGATCGGGCGCTGCTCGATGCCGGCTTGGAACATAAGGACATCGACGCGATCGTCTTCGGCAAGGCTCCGGACATGCTCGAAGGCGTCATGCAGCCCGAGCAGTTCCTCGTCGGTGCCGTCGGCGGGCACCTCAAGCCGGTGATCCGCGTGCACACCGCCGGCTCGGTCGGCGCCTCCACCGCCCTGACGGCGGTGACCCATGTGGCCTCCGGCCTGTTCGAGCGGGTGCTGACGATCGCGTTCGAGAAGCAGTCCGAAGGCAACGCGATGTGGGCGCTGTCGCCGAACATGCCGTTCGTGGCGCCGCTGGTGGCGGGTGCCGGCGGCTACTTTGCGCCTTACGTGCGTGCCTACATCGCCCGCAGCGGCGCGCCGCCGCACATCGGCCCGATGATCGCGGCCAACGCGCGCGACAACGCCACCCGCAACGAGTACGCCCACCTGCGCGAGCCCATCACGGTCGAGGACGTGATGAACTCGCCGATGTTATGGGACCCGATCCGCTACCTCGATACCTGCCCCTCGTCGGACGGGGCGATTGCCATGATCGTGGCCAGCGAGGCCACCGCCAAGAAAGGCCCGCGCCGGCCGGCGTGGGTGAAATCGGGTTACTCGTACGCCGAAGCGATGTGGGTGCCGGGACGCGATCAAGTGAGTCCGCGCGCCGGCAAGGTCTGCGTCAAGGCCGTCTACGACGGCGCCGGTATCACCGACCCGTGGAACCAGATCGATGTGGCCGAGATCTACGTGCCGTTTTCGTGGTTCGAGGCGATGTGGCTGGAGAACCTCGGCTTCTGCGACGTCGGCGAGGGTTGGAAGGTCGTCGATCGCGGCGAGCAGAGATTCGGCGCCCAGCTGCCGATCAATCCGTCAGGCGGCGTGCTCTGCAGCAACCCGATCGGGGCCTCCGGCATGCTGCGCTTGGGCGAAGCCGCGTTGCAGGTGATGGGGCGCGCCGGCGCCCATCAGGTCGAGGGCGCCAAGACCGCGCTCGGCCACGCTTACGGCGGTGGGGCGCAGTACTTCGCCATCTGGATCGTCAGTAGCGAGTTGTAA
- a CDS encoding lipid-transfer protein: protein MSKLRNVAVVGFAQAPIVACDEHHTAQEMLYPQVRRALADCGVERDAIDYQVAGSADYIDGRPFGFVAALDVMGSWPPRQDLHLEMDAAFAAYYAWLRMQAGDCDSAMVVGYGKVSEGSPEHVLNLQLEPYYLAAIGLDVKSTAALQASAYMARSGATDDDLAEIAAHNRAAGARNPDAQVRQAATAEELRRTPWAVQPLRTGYLPPVGESAVCLILAAEGKAEKLCSQPVWIHGLDQRAEMQALGGRDLSRSASTALAAQKALAMAGLSRADEVDLLELSAATPAEEMIVREAMGLDAKGSTRPAINPSGGPLTGHPILMTGLIRLGEVFRQLSGGAGAHAVAGARRGIAHASQGHCLQHNLVFVLGRERRWS, encoded by the coding sequence ATGAGTAAGTTGCGAAACGTGGCCGTGGTGGGCTTTGCGCAGGCGCCGATCGTCGCCTGCGACGAGCACCACACGGCGCAAGAAATGCTCTACCCGCAAGTGCGCCGCGCGCTGGCCGACTGCGGCGTCGAGCGCGACGCCATCGACTACCAGGTGGCGGGCTCGGCCGACTACATCGACGGCCGGCCGTTCGGCTTCGTCGCCGCCCTCGACGTCATGGGCTCGTGGCCGCCGCGCCAGGACCTCCACCTCGAAATGGACGCCGCCTTCGCCGCCTACTACGCCTGGCTGCGCATGCAGGCGGGCGACTGCGATAGCGCCATGGTGGTCGGCTACGGCAAGGTCTCCGAGGGCAGCCCCGAGCACGTGCTCAACCTGCAACTCGAGCCCTACTACCTGGCGGCGATCGGCCTCGACGTGAAATCGACCGCCGCACTGCAAGCCAGCGCTTACATGGCGCGCAGCGGCGCCACCGATGATGATCTGGCCGAGATCGCCGCACATAACCGCGCCGCCGGTGCCCGCAATCCCGATGCCCAAGTGCGCCAGGCGGCCACGGCGGAGGAGCTGCGCCGGACGCCGTGGGCGGTGCAACCGCTGCGTACCGGCTACCTGCCGCCGGTGGGCGAGAGCGCGGTGTGTCTGATCTTGGCCGCCGAGGGCAAGGCGGAAAAGCTGTGCTCACAACCGGTGTGGATCCACGGCCTCGATCAGCGTGCCGAGATGCAGGCGCTGGGCGGGCGCGACTTGAGCCGCAGCGCGAGCACGGCCTTAGCGGCGCAGAAGGCGCTGGCCATGGCCGGCCTGTCGCGGGCCGACGAGGTCGACCTGCTCGAGCTGTCGGCGGCAACTCCGGCCGAGGAAATGATTGTGCGTGAAGCGATGGGACTCGACGCCAAAGGCTCGACCCGGCCGGCGATCAATCCCTCGGGTGGACCGCTCACCGGCCACCCGATCTTGATGACCGGCCTAATTCGCCTCGGCGAGGTGTTCCGCCAGCTCAGCGGCGGCGCCGGGGCGCACGCGGTGGCCGGCGCCCGGCGCGGCATCGCCCATGCCTCCCAAGGGCATTGTCTGCAACACAACCTCGTATTCGTTCTCGGCCGTGAGCGGAGGTGGTCATGA
- a CDS encoding rhodanese translates to MLAAISPPELKQRLDRGDDVVVLDVREPEEVALAQVPGSIHIPLTELPGRLHELDPGREIVVLCHHGIRSANVAAFLAQRDFEHVSNLAGGIDRWSQTVDPGVPRY, encoded by the coding sequence ATGTTGGCCGCAATCAGTCCGCCAGAGCTCAAGCAGCGGCTCGACCGCGGCGATGACGTTGTGGTGCTCGATGTGCGCGAGCCGGAAGAAGTGGCGCTGGCGCAGGTGCCCGGGTCGATTCACATCCCGCTGACCGAACTGCCCGGCCGATTGCATGAGCTCGATCCCGGGCGCGAGATCGTGGTCCTATGCCACCATGGCATCCGCAGTGCCAATGTGGCGGCTTTCTTGGCCCAGCGTGACTTCGAGCACGTCAGCAACCTCGCTGGCGGCATCGACCGCTGGTCGCAAACGGTGGACCCCGGTGTTCCGCGCTACTGA
- a CDS encoding ferredoxin, which produces MKIVVDYDRCEGNAVCVKMCPEVFIVGDDDRARLLVADPDEALRAKVEAAVRRCPRQALSLAAA; this is translated from the coding sequence ATGAAGATCGTGGTTGACTACGACCGTTGCGAAGGCAACGCGGTGTGCGTGAAGATGTGCCCCGAGGTTTTCATCGTCGGCGACGATGATCGTGCGCGACTGCTCGTTGCCGACCCCGACGAGGCGCTGCGCGCCAAGGTCGAGGCCGCTGTGCGCCGTTGCCCGCGACAGGCTTTGTCGCTCGCCGCCGCGTAG